In a single window of the Cucumis melo cultivar AY chromosome 11, USDA_Cmelo_AY_1.0, whole genome shotgun sequence genome:
- the LOC103497513 gene encoding serine/threonine protein phosphatase 2A 57 kDa regulatory subunit B' beta isoform-like: MGAQTNTQRSFSNLSKSLPTLKHLFDHDPFTNKPFGLTNIALQDEILSMVSFCSSMALSTTSHELKRFKLTHLFTVIKTSKKPLHHDILSSVMSLISVNIFRPLPPPSPAFPITSTLAEENEVVVSSTLPSLNWLLLELVYEILLWLVINIDTQTLEKHIDHTFLLGLLSLFDSEEAKERESLKNVFHQIYYKLTKYRSFMRKAMSGVFLEYIFETERHNGIAEMLEIWGSIINGFAVPLKEEHKVFLKRILIPLHKVKGMQNFNKQLGYCVYQFVEKESELGGFIVRKIMKYWPQANSQKEIKLIEELEDLVEKLDPKLYRDLALPFCSHMTKCFKSLNSMVAERSLYMWSSEAFVTMVSTAMEEVFPVILRGMEYIIRSHWNENVKELARNVKVILQEMNPILYHKTLHQNRFKQFKATQINRL, translated from the exons ATGGGTGCTCAAACCAACACTCAAAGATCCTTCTCAAATCTTTCTAAGTCTCTTCCAACTCTAAAACATCTCTTTGATCATGATCCATTCACCAACAAACCCTTTGGCTTAACTAATATTGCTCTTCAAGATGAAATTCTTTCCATGGTTTCCTTTTGCTCTTCCATGGCACTATCAACTACTTCTCATGAATTGAAAAGATTCAAACTTACTCATCTTTTCACCGTCATCAAAACATCAAAGAAACCATTACACCATGACATTTTATCGTCGGTGATGTCGTTAATATCCGTTAATATCTTTCGTCCACTCCCTCCCCCTTCCCCAGCTTTTCCGATCACATCGACGCTTGCTGAAGAAAATGAAGTCGTCGTCTCTTCCACCCTTCCTTCTCTCAATTGGCTACTACTGGAACTTGTTTATGAGATCCTCTTGTGGCTAGTAATCAACATTGATACTCAAACACTTGAGAAACATATAGATCACACTTTTCTTCTCGGACTTCTTTCGCTATTTGATTCGGAGGAAGCAAAGGAACGAGAGAGTTTGAAGAATGTTTTCCATCAAATATATTACAAGTTAACAAAGTATAGATCATTCATGAGAAAAGCAATGAGCGGTGTGTTTTTGGAGTATATTTTTGAAACAGAAAGGCATAATGGGATAGCTGAGATGCTTGAGATTTGGGGAAGCATAATCAATGGTTTTGCAGTTCCATTGAAGGAAGAACACAAAGTTTTTTTGAAACGGATATTGATTCCTTTACATAAGGTTAAAGGAATGCAGAATTTCAACAAGCAATTGGGTTATTGTGTTTATCAATTTGTGGAGAAGGAGAGTGAGCTTGGTGGGTTCATAGTGAGAAAGATTATGAAGTATTGGCCTCAAGCTAATAGTCAAAAGGAGATAAAGTTGATTGAGGAATTGGAGGATTTAGTGGAGAAATTGGATCCCAAACTATATAGGGATTTGGCTTTGCCCTTTTGTTCACACATGACAAAGTGTTTCAAGAGTTTGAACTCCATG GTGGCCGAGCGATCACTGTATATGTGGAGTAGCGAAGCATTTGTGACCATGGTGTCGACCGCCATGGAAGAAGTGTTTCCAGTAATTTTAAGAGGAATGGAATACATTATTAGGAGTCATTGGAACGAAAACGTTAAGGAATTGGCACGTAATGTGAAGGTCATTCTTCAAGAAATGAATCCAATTCTTTACCATAAAACTCTCCACCAAAATCGCTTTAAACAATTCAAAGCAACCCAAATTAACAGATTGTAA